CATCGCCGACCACGGCCGGCCGGCCGAGTACCAGCAGGCCCGCGAACTGCTGGCCTCCCGGCACCCGGTACTGGTCTGCCCGGGCAACCACGACGAACGCGCCGCGTTCCGGGAGGGCCTGCTCGGGCAACCGGGATCGGCGGCGCCGGTTAATCAGGTGCACCGAGCCCCCGGCGTCGTCGTCGCGCTCTGCGACTCCTCGGTACCGGGCAAGGACGAGGGCTACCTTCAGGACGAGACGTTGGCCTGGCTGGACGGCGTGCTCGACGGCACGCCGGACGGGGTGCCCGTCCTGGTCGGCTTCCACCACCCGCCGGCCCTGCTGCACAGCCCGTTCATCGACGGCATCCGGCAGTTCGGCGCACAGCGGCTCGCCGAACTGGCCGGCCGCCGTCCCGGCATCGTCGCCTTCCTGTGCGGGCACGCCCACACTCCGGCGGCGACCACCTTCGCCGGCCGGCCGCTACTGGTCGCCCCCGGGGTCGTCTCCACGCTCCGGCTCCCCTGGGAGCACCGTGCCCACCCGGAGGACCACGTCCACCTCGGTCCTCCGCCCGCGCTCGCCTTCCACGTCCTGGACGACGAGCGTCGGTTGACGACCCACTACCGGTGGGTCGACACCAGCTGAGCCACCCGCAGCGGGCTGCCGACCGGGTCGGCGCAGCTGGGCGGCCAGGACCGTGCGGGCCTCGGCCATGGAGGGGCCGTACCAGGTGAGATGGCGACCGCTGAGCAGGGCGGCGGGCAGCCCCGGGAAGGCTTCGGGGCCGTCGGTGGCGGTGAAGCGGTAGGGCTCGTCGGGCAGGACGACGAGGTCGGCTCCGGCGTCGCGCAACCGCTCCAGCGGGATGGCCGGGTAGCGGTCGGCGTGGTCGGCGTAGACGTTCCGGACGCCGAGCCGACGCAGCACGTCACCGGCGAAGGTGTCGCGTCCGAGGACCATCCAGGGCCGCCGCCAGATGGGGACGACGGCCGCCGCGGTCGCGGGACCGGGCCCCGCCCAGGGGGCGTCGCTGTCGCTCCAGGCGGCCTCCGCCCGGTCGAGCCAGTCGGGACGCGGGAGGCCGCAGGCCGTGACCAGCATCCGGTCCAGGGAGCGCAGCGCCTGGTCGACGGTGCGGACCTCGGTCACCCAGACCGCCGCTCCCGCAGCCCGCAGGGCCTCGATGTCGGGGGCCCGGTTCTCCTCCTCGTTGGCGAGGACCAGGTCGGGGGCGAGCCCGAGGATCCGGGCGACGTCGGGGTTCTTGGTGCCGCCGACGCGCGTGACGTCCAGGTCGGCGGGGTGGCTGCACCAGTCGGTGGCGCCCACCAGCAGCCCGGGCGCGGAGCAGGCCAGCGCCTCGGTCAACGACGGAACCAGCGAGACCACCCGCCGGACCGGCCCCAGGCGCACCGGCGTGCCCCGGTCGTCGGGCTCGGTGCGGGTCCGGCGGGCGGGCGCGGGCTGCGGCGGATTCATGCCGTCGACGCTACCGCCCGCCGGGGCGGCGGCGGCGCCGGTGAGTACCCTGGTCGGGTCACCGTCCCGAGCCGACACACCTTCCGGGGGCATCGTGGAGTTCGAGTTCACCAGCGAGATCCATCACTGGCGCGGCCCCGCGCCGCACCACTTCGTGACCGTCCCGCCGGAGCGGTCCGCGGACATCCAGGCGCTCGCCGCCGCCGTCACCTACGGCTGGGGCATGATCCCGGTGGGCGTGCGCATCGGCGGCACCGACTGGACCACCTCCTTGTTCGCCAAGGACGGCGGCTACGTGCTGCCGGTCAAGAGCGCCGTCCGCAAGGCCGAGTCGCTCGACCTCGGCGACACCGTCACCGTCCGGCTGACGGTCCACGGCCGCTGAGCCGCCGGGACGCGAGCCGGGCGAGCCTTGCCTTCAATGCTCCATATCCGAGTGTCCGTCGGGTGACGCGCAAGAACCCTTGGAACCCTTGTTCCTGCCCGGCTCAGCCGGGGCTGACGGAGGGACGGGAGGTGACGGCGGTGCCGAAGAGCGTCAGGATGAACAGCGCCACCGACAGCACGTGCACGGCGGTGCAGTACAGGCAGATGGCGTTGATGTCGAAGAGCTCCGCGTAGACGAGGTAGAGCGCGGTGCCGATCCCGGCGACCGACAGCAGCAGCCGCCCCGTCCGCAGCAGCCGGTTCGGGCTGCGCCACGCGACCGGCACATTGGCGGCGGTCATCGCGAGGAAGTAGGCGACGCCCAGCCAGACCACCGGGATGCCCAGCAGCACCGACTCCGGGCTGGTGGTGACCTTGCGGCAGTTGATGACGGCGTTCTCCGGGCAGGCGAGCAGCGTCGGGCTGGTGTAGTGCTCGACGGTCAGGTAGGCCGCGACGGCGAGACCCGCCAGCGCCAGCACCATGCCGAGCAGCGGCAGCGCCCTGGGCACGGCGGTCGGCCCGAGCTGCGCCGAGGCCCGCGACGGGGAGGTCTGCAGGGAGTCGGAACGGCCGCTCATCCCAGCTTCCCCTCGTAGGCCGCGACCGCGCTGGAGCTGCAGACGGTGGCGGGCTGGTTGCCGGTGAGCTTGCACAGGGCGGCGGTCAGCGCGTTGGCGGTGCCGTCCACGGCCTGGGCGATGGGGTTGCCGGGGGTGTCGAGGACGGCGGCCACCTGCTGCTGGGTCTTGCCGGCGAGCAGTCCGGGGTCGTAGGAGGCGCCGGAGACGACGAACCGGTTGCCCAGGTCGGCGAAGGGGATGGCGCCGGTACTCGCGGAGGCGACGTAGGGCGGGGCGTCGTAGGTGGAGAGGAGCTGCTGCTGGGCAGCGGTCGGGGTGTCCAGGGTGCCGTAGCCGTTGCCGGAGGCGGCGGGCTGGTTGGTGTTGGTCTCCACGCCGCTGAAGGCCAGGTAGGCGCTGGTGTAGGTGGCGCCGTGGAAGGAGAAGGTGGGCGTGTTGGGGTCCACGTCCGAGGAGGAGGAGTGGGTGAGCTGGAGGTTCTGGAAGGTCCCGAAGCGGGACAGCGCGATGATCATCGGCCAGCGTTCCGCCGCGCAGTACGGGCAGTACTCGGCCCCGACGTAGACGACCTCGGGCTTGCCGCCGCTGGTCAGCGCCGCAGCTCCGGAGACGGTGCCGGGCAGGGTGCTCACCTTCCCGGCCCCCACCTGGTCCAGGACCTGCGGGGACACCCCGGTCACCTGGGCGACCAGGGCGGCCGGGGCCGCTCCGGCCATGGCCTGGACGGCCGCGGGGGCCTTGGCCGCAGCGGCGGCGGGGGACGTGCCGTGGTCGGCGAGCTTGACGCCGACCAGGGTGGCGACGGCCAGGACGACCGCCGTGGTCGCGGCCACGGCGCCGGTGATCATCCGACGGCGGTGCAGCTCGGCGGCGCGGAGCGCGGCTATGCGCTCCCGGGCCAGTCGGCGGTCGTCCTTCGGCTGGACTGACATGAGCGGTACTCCTCGGTCTGGTGCGACTCGGTCTGGTAC
The Streptacidiphilus albus JL83 genome window above contains:
- a CDS encoding metallophosphoesterase, encoding MIVIAHLSDIHIGDGHGDHAQRSVERTRAVMDYLEDLPFDLDTVLVTGDIADHGRPAEYQQARELLASRHPVLVCPGNHDERAAFREGLLGQPGSAAPVNQVHRAPGVVVALCDSSVPGKDEGYLQDETLAWLDGVLDGTPDGVPVLVGFHHPPALLHSPFIDGIRQFGAQRLAELAGRRPGIVAFLCGHAHTPAATTFAGRPLLVAPGVVSTLRLPWEHRAHPEDHVHLGPPPALAFHVLDDERRLTTHYRWVDTS
- a CDS encoding DUF1905 domain-containing protein; the protein is MEFEFTSEIHHWRGPAPHHFVTVPPERSADIQALAAAVTYGWGMIPVGVRIGGTDWTTSLFAKDGGYVLPVKSAVRKAESLDLGDTVTVRLTVHGR
- a CDS encoding vitamin K epoxide reductase family protein, giving the protein MSGRSDSLQTSPSRASAQLGPTAVPRALPLLGMVLALAGLAVAAYLTVEHYTSPTLLACPENAVINCRKVTTSPESVLLGIPVVWLGVAYFLAMTAANVPVAWRSPNRLLRTGRLLLSVAGIGTALYLVYAELFDINAICLYCTAVHVLSVALFILTLFGTAVTSRPSVSPG
- a CDS encoding DUF929 family protein; this encodes MSVQPKDDRRLARERIAALRAAELHRRRMITGAVAATTAVVLAVATLVGVKLADHGTSPAAAAAKAPAAVQAMAGAAPAALVAQVTGVSPQVLDQVGAGKVSTLPGTVSGAAALTSGGKPEVVYVGAEYCPYCAAERWPMIIALSRFGTFQNLQLTHSSSSDVDPNTPTFSFHGATYTSAYLAFSGVETNTNQPAASGNGYGTLDTPTAAQQQLLSTYDAPPYVASASTGAIPFADLGNRFVVSGASYDPGLLAGKTQQQVAAVLDTPGNPIAQAVDGTANALTAALCKLTGNQPATVCSSSAVAAYEGKLG